In one Lolium rigidum isolate FL_2022 chromosome 3, APGP_CSIRO_Lrig_0.1, whole genome shotgun sequence genomic region, the following are encoded:
- the LOC124702047 gene encoding serine/arginine-rich splicing factor SR45a-like, whose translation MSYSRGSRQSSYSRYRSRSRSVDSSDIENPGNNLYVTGLSSRITDRDLEKHFSAEGEVIDASIVLDPWTRESRGFGFVTMATLKEAERCIKYLDSSVLEGRVITVEKAKRRRGRNPTPGRYLGSKSSRGRRYYPSISPVRRDRYSSRYSPEWERERERSYSPYSRGRSYSRHDRRQSYSPYGIRRSCSPSDRSNSPYERRRSYSPYGRRRSYSPYDRHRSYYSPRHGHRCRSRSPYRYGRQRSHSYGRSVSPYYSRRSSPRDRRRGYSPSVSPCTSYSRSCSPVSEESRSCSPRKGYDEEVKQSRSRSSGKRHSRESYAHSRSSYSRSVSRERSSSSGA comes from the exons ATGTCGTACTCAAGAGGATCAAG GCAAAGTAGCTACTCGAGGTATAGGAGTCGTTCTAG GAGTGTGGATTCAAGTGACATTGAAAACCCTGGGAACAATCTATATGTGACTGGTCTGTCATCTCGTATAACAGATCGAGATTTGGAGAAGCACTTCTCTGCTGAGGGAGAG GTGATCGATGCAAGTATAGTACTTGACCCATGGACGAGGGAATCACGGGGGTTTGGATTTGTTACCATGGCCACTCTCAAGGAGGCAGAACGCTGCATCAAGTATTTGGACAGTTCTGTGCTGGAAGGTCGTGTCATTACTGTTGAGAAG GCAAAGAGAAGACGAGGTCGAAACCCAACACCTGGAAGGTATCTTGGCTCCAAATCGTCACGTG GGCGGAGGTATTACCCAAGTATATCCCCTGTTAGGAGAGACCGTTACAGCTCACGGTACTCGCCTGAGTGGGAGCGAGAGCGGGAGCGGTCTTATTCTCCTTATAGCAGAGGACGATCGTACTCTCGCCATGACAGGAGGCAATCCTACTCACCTTATGGCATAAGGAGATCATGCAGTCCCTCCGACAGGTCCAACTCTCCATACGAAAGGCGCAGATCATACTCCCCATATGGAAGGCGCAGATCATACTCTCCCTATGACAGGCATCGGTCATACTACTCACCTCGCCATGGTCATCGCTGCCGTTCGAGATCTCCCTACCGTTACGGAAGGCAGAGGTCACATTCCTATGGCCGTTCTGTTTCACCATACTACAGCAGGCGCTCTTCTCCTAGGGACAGAAGACGCGGCTATTCTCCAAGTGTGTCGCCGTGCACGAGCTACTCGCGCAGCTGCTCTCCAGTATCAGAAGAATCGAGGAGCTGTTCTCCGAGGAAAGGATATGACGAGGAAGTCAAGCAATCGCGCAGCAGGTCATCAGGCAAGAGACATTCTAGGGAAAGCTATGCTCACAGCCGCAGCTCCTACTCGAGGTCTGTTTCTAGGGAGCGCTCCAGCTCATCTGGGGCCTGA